The following nucleotide sequence is from Solanum dulcamara chromosome 7, daSolDulc1.2, whole genome shotgun sequence.
cataaatcttTGATGTTCTCTCTATAATCTTCACCATTTCTTTATTATTCTCGGCTATATGAAAATAGCTAGAAATATCCTAATTTATAATAGTGCAGTAGAACATAATTTGACCATAAATTGGaaaacattattattattattactataaatcCTACCTAAGCGTGAATGAAAATACCAAACTCTTAACCAATTTTGATTTCCTACTACTTTGAATTACTTTTTTCCCTAATGAAAACTATGCCTAGGAACACGGCAGACAGCATCACTTGAGGGCATAAGCTTAAATTCCAAATGTGTATCTCAATGTGAAGCAAGATTCTGTTCAAGTAGGGCCTTTTGTGGTTGAAAAATGGGTGCATGCGTACTCCAATATTTGGATTTGATGACTCTTAAGTGAGGCAAACATGTCTTTTGGAAAGTAGCTTTGTTTCAATATTATAGATGCTCAAATATTGTTGATGAACAGCACCAACTACGGAATATCAGCAGAATATAAAGAGAGGAGAAACATAAAACAAACAAAGATAATAATACTATCTTTTTTCTTCAGACAAGGGTGGCCTTGGTTACTTTTTTTGTGGTTTAAATTAAATTGAGGTTTAAAACTATGTGATTTTTATATATGAAAGCTGTTGAGGCTTTTCTTGACATAAAGAGACACTTACTGATGACAAGATGAGTAGGAGCTGAATAGCAGTTGAGAGGAAGACAAATTAACTACAATAATACAAGCCTTTTCCTTTATTAAAGACAAGAAGATAGTGTGATTAAGCAATGATTGTACAAAGTACAAGTCTAACCAAACCATTAAGTTTTACACTCTTttttataataagaaaatattactctCACAAATTTACTGAACTAAAGAGGAAAATTCATCTTTGTTTTGCTTTCTCACAAGTCTTATGCACAGTTTCAGCCACATTTACTGCTTTTTGGCTCTTGCAACCTAAAAGGCCAGCACTGGGACAAGTTTTTTGGACCTGTTTGCCGGCAGGGTTCTTGGTTTTGGTGGTTTTATTGGCTGCGCTTCTTGAACTTGTGTAACCACCAAACCCAAAGTTCTTCTCATCATAATCTGAGATAACCGACGAGTAATCAGCAGCACTGGCTGTGACAACGCTCCACTCAATGCTGGCCTCACTTGGTGCATACTGAGTTGTTGGAGACATGCAGCTGCTAGACATATAATCACCTGATGTTTGTGTATTCACAAGTCCATATTCACTATTGGATATATTCTCAATTTCGAATAAATCAGAGCTAGCATCGCTAGCCATGTCATCACAGGCCGTGCTGCTTCCATTGGTGGTTGTAGGGAGGTTTTGGGCCTTGGGAATAGCATCCCAAGTTAACATGGAGAGTTTCCTCTCTAAGTTCACTGCTATATCTCCTTTTCGCATTTTGCCAGAGCCAAACACTTCCAGTGACTTCCTTTGGTCTTCAATGCTTAGATTATGGTCATTCCAGTGTGTTTGAACCTCTGTTCCACAAGGGCCAGAACTCAAGGGAAAAGGACTCCTTAACCCATGCTTTGATCCTGGCTGGGAAAATCCAAGTCCTATGCTTTCATTCACATACACTGCTTTCTTGTCCAAACAAGGACCTTGGCAGCTGAAAGTGGGCAAAAATTTTATTCTTATCTTCTTCTGCTTTGTCGGATATACTACATTTCGCCGAAGATTTTGTAACAGAGCATTTTGGCTATTCCAGCTGCTTGACTCAGAACAAATGCTAGGAGTTCCTGACTGGGAATTGTGCTTCAGATGGGGCACATCTACTGTTCCTTCATTTAGTCTCCCCCGATACTTCAATCCAGCTGGAGAGGCAACTCCATAATCCAGTTGCATGTTGAAGTACTCGTCAGCACCAAATATGCTAATCTCTCCATCTTTGGACTTTCTTTGTTCCAGTTGCTTTTCATTATGAAACCAAGGCTGTTGAGGAAATACAAAAGAAATAGTAGGATCTCGAACTGGAGTTCCTGAAGCCTTAAACGCGAAGTTGTCTTCCCCGGTTTTGAGATAAGAAGAGAAAGACTCCACGCGAAGATTGGCAAGGTTATCTTTGGTGTTGTTTAAGGATGGCTTTGCAGTAGCTACCTTGGCAGCTTTTACTTTAGTAACAGAAAATGATGTCTCCGGGGGTGAAATAAAAGCAGGCTCAATTACACCCCCATTAAGTTTGTGTACAAAGCTCTCCTCAGGGTTGCTGAGGTAACAGGAAAATGATGCAACACGAAGGCCCGTTGCATTATCATCG
It contains:
- the LOC129896301 gene encoding protein PHYTOCHROME KINASE SUBSTRATE 3-like, with translation MSADDNATGLRVASFSCYLSNPEESFVHKLNGGVIEPAFISPPETSFSVTKVKAAKVATAKPSLNNTKDNLANLRVESFSSYLKTGEDNFAFKASGTPVRDPTISFVFPQQPWFHNEKQLEQRKSKDGEISIFGADEYFNMQLDYGVASPAGLKYRGRLNEGTVDVPHLKHNSQSGTPSICSESSSWNSQNALLQNLRRNVVYPTKQKKIRIKFLPTFSCQGPCLDKKAVYVNESIGLGFSQPGSKHGLRSPFPLSSGPCGTEVQTHWNDHNLSIEDQRKSLEVFGSGKMRKGDIAVNLERKLSMLTWDAIPKAQNLPTTTNGSSTACDDMASDASSDLFEIENISNSEYGLVNTQTSGDYMSSSCMSPTTQYAPSEASIEWSVVTASAADYSSVISDYDEKNFGFGGYTSSRSAANKTTKTKNPAGKQVQKTCPSAGLLGCKSQKAVNVAETVHKTCEKAKQR